Proteins co-encoded in one Cinclus cinclus chromosome 9, bCinCin1.1, whole genome shotgun sequence genomic window:
- the FKBP7 gene encoding peptidyl-prolyl cis-trans isomerase FKBP7: MGRGLSLPLLLLLPLALLAAPARAEGGSAAAEEVQIEVLHLPEACSPKSKKGDLLNAHYDGFLASDGSKFYCSRTQNEGHPKWFVLGVGQVIKGLDIAMMNMCPGEKRKVTIPPSLAYGQQGYAQGKIPPNATLIFEIELYAVNKGPRSVEAFNQIDKDGDKKLSELEISQYLKEEFARDGKKRHPSAHDEILADIFKKNDHDGDGFISAKEYNVYQHDEL, translated from the exons ATGGGCCGTGGGCTGAgcctgccgctgctgctgctgctgccgctggcGCTGCTGGCGGCCCCGGCGCGGGCCGAGGGCGGctcggcggcggcggaggaggTTCAGATAGAGGTGCTGCACCTCCCCGAGGCCTGCAGCCCGAAGAGCAAGAAGGGCGACCTGCTGAACGCGCACTACGACGGATTCCTGGCCAGCGACGGATCCAAGTTTTACTGCAG tcGGACGCAAAATGAAGGTCATCCAAAATGGTTTGTTCTGGGTGTTGGACAAGTCATAAAAGGCTTAGATATTGCTATGATGAATATGTGTCCTGGAGAAAAACGGAAAGTGACGATTCCTCCATCATTAGCATATGGACAGCAAGGATATG CACAGGGCAAGATTCCACCCAATGCAACACTGATCTTTGAGATTGAACTTTATGCAGTAAATAAGGGACCTCGTAGTGTTGAAGCATTTAATCAAATAGACAAAGACGGTGACAAGAAACTCTCTGAACTCGAG aTAAGCCAGTATTTGAAAGAAGAATTTGCAAGAGATGGCAAAAAACGTCATCCCTCTGCCCATGATGAAATCTTAGCTGATATATTTAAGAAGAATGACCATGATGGAGATGGCTTCATATCAGCAAAGGAGTACAATGTCTACCAGCACGATGAACTCTAA